A stretch of the Bacteroidia bacterium genome encodes the following:
- a CDS encoding OmpA family protein, which produces MALLTVQKLDKNFVDLKKVYNLPFNFVTSLPKFVNSKATMRYIFILIFIVVATRAHFSQSLQDADSLNYRDHAYALAIPVYHAFLKKEPGNAEAWKKLGDCYRYNMNYDSAIAAYEKAMSIDPDAGMKTVRFYYALMQKAKGNYEKSTKYFQEFLNSGFESYGYNGKVIYSKQQLEDRARLEIEGNKMAMEAMKNKEKLEKRVLLKNLGPTLNSPNSDFAPMYYQDTSVIVFTSSRVGTKDGAKVNGKVMKKYVGTDEPFSDIHEATMKNDLTFTEVSAKQFYSINSKMNDGTTAISPDGKTLYITICNGGNGTIDGCHIYRCTRKDTTSEWGKPELVKELVVGFDKKGRPLGYDTQPCLTADGKTLYFASDRPGSYGELDIYYSTWEGDKWSTPKNAGPVINTIKNDQFPSYDSNEGVLYFASAGHINFGGLDIFKAKGSLDQWSKPENMGYPINSSAEDVCYVVNPKNPRTGFLVSNRSTPDSYGNMPVGKTDIYYFIYTVEPYEVTLTTSVKNTKDNTPIGGVGGTVKTKSGLELGRISTDVSGTSKLDISKFLNDKKVAPGEVIVVQINTIDGFNPPTPSSREITIGQEKKQTLSAEFTMLPIEKPPVIVKQTIALRNIYFDYDKYNLREDAIKTLDEVVEIMKKFPNVTLIVAGHTDANGPEQYNITLGQNRAKAAMQYLISKGIEAKRLTNRTLGESMPIADNEINGKDNPEGRAMNRRVEFIIQGDNYDKERYEIYSSNKGTATEGKIK; this is translated from the coding sequence ATGGCACTCCTGACAGTCCAAAAATTAGATAAAAATTTTGTAGATTTGAAAAAGGTGTATAACTTGCCTTTTAATTTTGTTACATCGTTACCTAAATTTGTAAATAGTAAAGCAACCATGAGATACATATTCATCTTAATTTTTATTGTAGTTGCAACAAGAGCTCATTTTAGCCAATCTTTACAAGATGCAGATTCCTTAAATTACAGGGACCATGCTTATGCGCTAGCTATTCCTGTCTACCACGCATTTTTGAAAAAAGAACCTGGTAACGCAGAAGCATGGAAAAAGCTGGGAGATTGTTATCGTTACAACATGAACTATGACTCTGCTATTGCAGCGTACGAAAAAGCCATGTCAATTGACCCCGATGCAGGGATGAAAACAGTGCGCTTTTATTACGCCTTAATGCAAAAGGCAAAAGGAAATTATGAAAAGTCTACAAAGTATTTTCAGGAATTCCTCAATTCAGGATTTGAAAGTTATGGCTACAATGGAAAAGTTATCTACAGCAAACAACAATTAGAGGACCGCGCAAGGTTAGAAATTGAAGGTAATAAAATGGCTATGGAAGCCATGAAAAATAAAGAAAAGTTAGAAAAAAGGGTTCTCTTAAAAAACCTTGGACCTACTTTGAACTCCCCTAACTCAGATTTTGCCCCAATGTACTACCAAGACACAAGTGTGATTGTTTTTACCTCTAGCCGTGTAGGAACAAAAGATGGTGCCAAGGTCAACGGTAAGGTCATGAAAAAATATGTAGGCACAGATGAGCCCTTTTCAGACATTCATGAAGCAACGATGAAAAACGATCTAACTTTTACCGAAGTAAGTGCTAAACAATTCTACAGCATTAACTCTAAAATGAATGATGGAACCACAGCTATTTCGCCTGATGGCAAAACTTTATACATAACTATTTGTAACGGAGGTAATGGCACTATTGATGGTTGTCATATTTATCGTTGTACGCGTAAAGATACCACTAGCGAATGGGGAAAACCTGAATTAGTTAAAGAATTAGTAGTTGGATTTGATAAAAAAGGTCGCCCACTAGGATATGACACTCAACCTTGCTTAACTGCAGATGGTAAAACCCTTTACTTTGCATCTGACCGCCCTGGTTCCTACGGAGAACTAGACATTTATTACTCTACTTGGGAAGGCGATAAATGGAGTACACCAAAAAATGCTGGCCCTGTCATAAATACTATCAAAAATGATCAATTTCCCAGCTACGACAGTAACGAAGGTGTACTATACTTTGCATCCGCAGGACACATTAATTTTGGCGGGCTAGACATATTTAAAGCCAAAGGTAGCCTTGACCAATGGAGCAAACCTGAAAATATGGGCTACCCCATTAACAGCTCTGCCGAAGATGTTTGTTATGTGGTCAACCCCAAAAATCCTCGTACAGGCTTTTTAGTATCTAACCGCTCTACTCCTGATAGCTACGGTAATATGCCCGTAGGAAAAACAGACATATACTACTTTATTTACACTGTTGAACCTTACGAAGTTACTCTTACCACTTCTGTAAAAAACACAAAAGACAACACTCCAATAGGAGGTGTAGGGGGAACAGTTAAGACTAAATCAGGACTAGAATTGGGCAGAATTAGCACTGATGTGAGTGGTACTAGTAAATTAGATATTAGCAAATTCTTAAATGATAAAAAGGTAGCCCCAGGTGAGGTGATTGTGGTTCAAATCAATACAATTGACGGATTTAATCCTCCAACGCCTAGCAGCCGGGAAATTACTATTGGTCAGGAAAAAAAACAAACTCTAAGTGCCGAATTCACTATGTTGCCCATAGAAAAACCACCTGTTATTGTTAAGCAAACCATTGCTCTGCGCAACATTTACTTTGATTATGACAAGTACAATTTAAGAGAAGACGCTATCAAAACTTTGGATGAAGTAGTAGAAATTATGAAAAAATTCCCAAATGTTACCTTAATTGTGGCAGGACACACAGATGCCAACGGTCCTGAACAATACAACATTACTCTTGGACAGAACAGGGCTAAGGCCGCTATGCAGTATTTAATATCCAAAGGTATAGAAGCTAAGCGATTAACTAATCGTACCTTAGGGGAATCTATGCCCATAGCAGACAATGAGATAAACGGTAAGGACAACCCTGAGGGGCGTGCCATGAACCGCCGTGTAGAGTTCATTATTCAGGGAGATAACTACGATAAAGAGCGCTACGAAATTTATAGCAGTAACAAAGGTACAGCTACCGAAGGCAAAATAAAATAA